The following proteins come from a genomic window of Aspergillus luchuensis IFO 4308 DNA, chromosome 3, nearly complete sequence:
- a CDS encoding uncharacterized protein (COG:S;~EggNog:ENOG410Q1FQ), whose translation MSNKFRSLQRKKNARSIVSEDPWKVDTPFGPPRIPHFPGRGMRRLRSTLQKLSPSARAERELLRQKNRYKIPLTERNVDALVTEQLFTDACFPDKHSRELQISAWLERLSY comes from the coding sequence ATGTCCAACAAGTTTCGTTCCTTGCAGCGAAAGAAAAACGCCCGGTCCATCGTTTCTGAGGATCCATGGAAAGTCGATACGCCTTTCGGACCGCCCCGAATCCCACATTTTCCAGGTCGAGGCATGCGACGCCTTCGCAGTACCCTCCAGAAACTGTCGCCCTCTGCACGAGCTGAGCGAGAACTCCTCAGGCAAAAGAACCGGTACAAGATCCCCTTGACTGAGAGGAATGTCGATGCTCTGGTCACAGAGCAGCTGTTCACCGATGCTTGTTTTCCCGACAAACATAGCAGAGAGTTGCAGATCTCTGCATGGCTAGAGAGACTGTCCTACTGA
- a CDS encoding uncharacterized protein (COG:S;~EggNog:ENOG410PZ6G;~TransMembrane:1 (o218-239i)), which translates to MKRGHRENGNTVGGSHPPNAVEPTFKLTLAITNVGDRSTGMHHCGSALEQLIPENRGDGLQHSIASVRSLAPLQHKAASQEHRTRRWSRQEMPPNKTDTSRVKEAPPSNPLTQGYHGILKYIISKMENGKSRRKRTDASSDISPNIGVSQYYVQRDLYSLGGPTCEDTICEGSDWRTICMSDQIPDNKRDQCIMCYPRKHMALIHGYCQEQKYRELDIFYKICALLGASILAATLLYLLREIYRRLRMRYQYLQDICHRSQLSGSTTTKTGLSSMHPIGALASLFPGVSKAWNDPQRLYNGAVDGANTPTGNDTVIRQKFRRFGPFMKDHRRRVQDIFDLEDYQNGPELGTRVPVLPRARNASIRRHAVRSNSRTNSQSNENTGQDLKVAEGNLSRRATSQQSYFN; encoded by the coding sequence ATGAAAAGGGGCCATAGAGAGAACGGGAACACGGTTGGCGGTTCACATCCTCCAAATGCAGTTGAACCGACTTTCAAGCTCACCTTGGCGATTACAAATGTTGGAGACCGATCAACAGGTATGCATCACTGCGGAAGTGCCTTAGAGCAGCTCATCCCCGAAAATCGTGGGGATGGCCTGCAACATTCGATAGCCTCTGTCCGGTCGTTGGCTCCCCTTCAGCATAAAGCTGCCTCTCAGGAACACAGAACGAGGAGATGGTCACGTCAAGAGATGCCACCGAATAAGACTGACACGAGTAGAGTCAAGGAGGCACCTCCATCAAACCCTCTGACGCAAGGCTACCATGGGATCCTGAAATATATCATCTCGAAAATGGAGAATGGTAAGAGCCGCCGCAAGAGGACGGATGCCTCGTCCGATATCTCTCCTAACATTGGCGTGAGTCAATACTATGTTCAGAGGGACCTATACAGCCTTGGTGGACCGACTTGCGAGGACACCATATGTGAGGGAAGCGATTGGAGGACGATATGCATGTCGGATCAAATCCCAGACAATAAGAGGGATCAATGCATCATGTGTTATCCCCGAAAGCATATGGCGCTTATACATGGCTATTGTCAAGAACAGAAGTATAGGGAGCTGGACATATTCTATAAGATTTGCGCTCTGCTGGGTGCATCGATCCTCGCGGCTACGCTCTTGTACTTGCTGCGTGAAATCTATAGGAGACTTCGGATGCGATACCAATATCTCCAGGACATTTGTCACCGCAGTCAGCTCTCAggaagtactactacaaagACCGGACTTTCGTCTATGCATCCTATTGGCGCATTGGCGTCTTTGTTCCCTGGAGTTTCTAAAGCGTGGAATGACCCACAACGTCTATACAATGGCGCCGTCGACGGGGCCAATACCCCTACAGGCAATGATACGGTGATCCGGCAAAAGTTCCGGCGGTTTGGGCCCTTCATGAAAGATCACCGTAGGAGAGTACAGGACATCTTCGATCTCGAAGATTATCAGAATGGGCCAGAGCTGGGCACTAGAGTCCCGGTGCTTCCACGAGCTCGCAATGCAAGCATACGAAGACATGCTGTAAGATCAAACTCTCGCACGAATTCTCAATCCAACGAGAACACAGGTCAGGATCTCAAAGTGGCGGAGGGCAACCTTTCCCGAAGGGCGACTTCTCAGCAGAGCTATTTCAACTGA
- a CDS encoding uncharacterized protein (COG:S;~EggNog:ENOG410PQ82;~InterPro:IPR025451;~PFAM:PF13926): MPRTYGKKKQTRLAFAPLSSPPTKKEDSDKEDDRRANLRYAHPSMPVIQRGRSQKDTKPPPQRTPEPKAEPASDSDSDIEIVRSTRKNPQRGSLKRKRTDVSSSESPSATPQKPAADSESDADEVVPASRRKLRRGVAPQSAIAADDSDSEEELVISPRKRRTRNASPDVPQTPRRGLEQDELDIEEDLQALQDSVVKDTRTRGRLANSARAQRQQHLEALRRRRAGKTASDTEESKSDIEKSNPGDGDSDGDSDNGSEQEDKPEAHEESPKRKPQFRTRLEESDVESAIASNDDLDRYEDDFVLEDDDDTLGAPTGLEDIPIEFSRHAYKQLKDYFQDAVEWMVHNQLNPAFPRSDPVYEVAFSKLEDEVKGRTGSQLVSSVWNAKFRRALLARPRIKITTFPTIENHPCDACNRSGHPASFDIKLYGKAYSLKTLEPLTDDDSDDDDDDDKEDDNDHEERDRDGHILPDENTRFFLGRHCKNKATLAHTLTHWRFHLNEWVTGYLEHQGYLSETRVVERSHWSTKKRTKYAVKAVESMITNGEVKKLWRDFHINLRTARETTTLG, translated from the exons ATGCCCCGCACATACggcaagaaaaagcagacgCGGCTGGCTTTCGCTCCGTTGAGCTCCCCGCCGACGAAGAAAGAGGACTCCGACAAAGAGGATGATCGTCGCGCAAACTTGCGCTATGCGCATCCTTCCATGCCAGTCATCCAGAGAGGTCGCTCTCAAAAAGACA CCAAGCCTCCGCCCCAACGTACCCCCGAACCCAAAGCAGAACCAGCTAGCGACAGTGATAGCGATATAGAGATCGTGCGCAGCACGCGCAAAAACCCACAAAGAGGATCATTGAAGCGCAAGAGGACGGACGTATCCAGTTCCGAATCTCCCTCCGCGACCCCGCAGAAACCCGCCGCCGATTCGGAAAGCGATGCAGATGAGGTGGTTCCTGCGTCTCGTCGAAAGCTGAGGCGTGGTGTGGCCCCCCAGTCTGCTATAGCAGCCGACGATAGTGACTCGGAAGAAGAATTGGTCATCTCTCCCAGAAAGCGCAGGACGCGCAACGCAAGCCCCGATGTCCCCCAGACGCCGCGTCGCGGGCTTGAACAGGACGAATTAGAcatagaagaagatcttcaggCGCTGCAGGACTCAG TGGTAAAAGATACCCGCACTCGAGGTCGACTCGCCAACTCGGCACGGGCCCAgagacaacaacacctgGAAGCTTTACGTCGTCGGAGGGCAGGAAAGACAGCGTCTGATACCGAGGAATCTAAGAGTGATATTGAGAAGTCGAATCCGGGCGACGGCGACAGCGACGGTGACAGTGACAACGGAAGTGAACAAGAGGACAAACCCGAAGCCCATGAAGAGAGCCCTAAACGGAAACCTCAATTCCGTACTCGACTAGAAGAAAGTGACGTTGAATCCGCGATCGCAAGCAACGATGATCTAGACCGCTATGAAGACGACTTTGTGctagaagacgatgatgatactctAGGAGCTCCCACGGGCCTAGAGGACATCCCCATCGAATTCTCGCGACATGCCTACAAGCAACTCAAGGACTACTTCCAAGACGCAGTAGAGTGGATGGTGCATAATCAACTCAACCCGGCATTCCCTCGCTCCGACCCAGTCTACGAAGTCGCCTTCAGCAAACTCGAAGACGAAGTCAAAGGCCGTACCGGATCACAGCTCGTCTCATCCGTTTGGAACGCCAAATTCCGGAGAGCTCTATTAGCCCGACCTCGGATTAAGATCACAACATTCCCAACAATAGAGAACCACCCATGCGATGCTTGCAACCGCTCAGGCCATCCAGCCTCATTCGACATCAAACTATACGGGAAAGCCTATTCACTGAAAACACTCGAACCGCTTACCGacgacgacagcgacgacgatgacgacgacgacaaagaagatgacaaTGACCACGAAGAAAGAGACCGAGACGGCCACATCTTACCAGATGAAAACAcccgcttcttcctcggccg ccacTGCAAGAACAAAGCAACCCTAGCCCACACTCTAACCCACTGGCGCTTCCACCTCAACGAATGGGTGACCGGCTACCTCGAACACCAGGGATACCTATCCGAGACGAGAGTCGTGGAGCGCAGCCACTGGagcacgaagaagagaaccaaGTACGCCGTGAAAGCAGTTGAATCAATGATAACGAATGGCGAAGTCAAGAAGCTGTGGCGAGACTTTCATATTAATTTACGAACTGCGAGAGAAACTACG actCTTGGGTAG
- a CDS encoding mitochondrial import receptor subunit TOM22 (COG:U;~EggNog:ENOG410PRDT;~InterPro:IPR005683;~PFAM:PF04281;~TransMembrane:1 (o96-116i);~go_component: GO:0005741 - mitochondrial outer membrane [Evidence IEA];~go_process: GO:0006886 - intracellular protein transport [Evidence IEA]) yields the protein MVKLTEVEDEHFSQEKPMPSKHNVLLTSDDEEEDDYTDTESEISVESDLEVDGETFYDRLYALKDMIPPSTRRSVTSTVNSVTSFTKSSIQFSGKALWIISTSAFLLGVPWALAYAEEEQYIQMEREQGMIKGANEMLTPGAPGEEKPAQPSL from the exons ATGGTCAAGCTTACCGAAGTCGAGGATGAGCACTTCTCCCAGGAGAAGCCCATGCCCAGCAAGCACAATGTCCTTTTGACCTcggacgacgaagaggaagacgactaCACTGACACCG AATCCGAAATCTCCGTCGAGTCCGACCTCGAGGTCGATGGTGAGACCTTCTACGACCGTCTCTACGCCCTGAAAGACATGATTCCTCCTTCCACACGCCGCTCGGTCACCAGCACCGTCAACTCCGTCACCTCTTTCACAAAGTCCAGCATCCAGTTCAGTGGTAAGGCGCTGTGGATCATCAGCACCAGtgccttcctcctcggtgTCCCGTGGGCTCTGGCCTAcgccgaagaggagcagTACATCCAGATGGAGCGCGAGCAGGGCATGATCAAGGGCGCCAACGAG ATGCTTACGCCCGGCGCCCCCGGTGAAGAGAAGCCCGCTCAACCCTCTTTGTAA
- the MAS2 gene encoding mitochondrial-processing protease subunit alpha (COG:O;~EggNog:ENOG410PH82;~InterPro:IPR007863,IPR011249,IPR011765;~MEROPS:MER0079232;~PFAM:PF00675,PF05193;~go_function: GO:0046872 - metal ion binding [Evidence IEA]) produces the protein MDRLAFKSTKSHTSDQMLEVLESLGGNIQCASSRESLMYQSASFNSAVPTTLGLLAETIRDPLITEEEVLQQLATAEYEIGEIWSKPELILPELVHTAAYKDNTLGNPLLCPHERLGEINKAVVDKYRETFFNPERMVVAFAGVPHAEAVKLTEQYFGDMKTHKKTDGPVLSGTGIETTLSESQSAAEEGQVPTIPQFTPSSTTTTTAASPKSGFLSKLPFLKNLSNSGSQNSATSPLDPSLVQSSTLDLNRPSHYTGGFLSLPPIPPPANPMLPRLSHIHLAFEALPISNPDIYALATLQTLLGGGGSFSAGGPGKGMYSRLYTNVLNQHGWVESCIAFNHSYTDSGIFGISASCSPTRTTEMLEVMCREFQALTLDTGYQALQPQEVNRAKNQLRSSLLMNLESRMVELEDLGRQVQVHGRKVGVKEMCAHIEALTVEDLRRVAREVFGGLVENKGRGTGRPTVVLQEGELEGYRLRPFPWEEIQERIARWKLGRR, from the coding sequence AGCCTTGGAGGAAATATCCAGTGCGCTTCCTCTCGTGAATCCTTGATGTACCAGTCTGCTAGTTTCAACTCCGCTGTCCCGACGACTCTGGGACTGTTGGCTGAGACTATCCGGGATCCTCTgatcaccgaagaagaagtgctTCAGCAGTTGGCTACGGCTGAGTATGAGATTGGAGAGATCTGGTCCAAGCCTGAGCTCATCTTGCCCGAACTGGTACATACCGCGGCCTACAAGGACAACACACTGGGAAACCCTCTGCTTTGCCCGCATGAGAGGCTAGGCGAGATCAACAAAGCGGTGGTTGATAAATACCGTGAAACCTTTTTCAACCCAGAGCGCATGGTTGTCGCTTTTGCTGGTGTGCCGCACGCTGAGGCCGTCAAGCTTACAGAGCAGTACTTTGGTGATATGAAGACACACAAGAAGACGGACGGTCCTGTTCTCTCGGGCACGGGCATCGAGACTACTCTGTCTGAATCCCAGTCCGCCGCTGAGGAGGGCCAGGTGCCCACCATTCCCCAGTTCACACCGTCATCCACCACAACTACTACCGCAGCCTCCCCCAAGTCGGGATTCCTTTCCAAGCTTCCCTTTTTGAAGAACCTCTCCAACTCTGGCTCGCAGAATTCCGCCACGTCGCCGCTTGACCCATCATTGGTGCAGTCGTCGACGTTAGATCTCAACCGTCCTTCCCACTACACCGGTggtttcctctctcttcctccgattCCTCCCCCTGCAAACCCCATGCTGCCTCGGCTGAGCCATATCCACCTTGCCTTCGAGGCCCTTCCGATCTCGAACCCTGATATCTATGCCCTGGCAACCCTGCAAACACTCCTTGGAGGTGGCGGTTCCTTCTCTGCCGGTGGTCCCGGTAAGGGAATGTACTCGCGTCTCTACACCAACGTGCTGAACCAGCACGGATGGGTCGAAAGCTGTATCGCGTTCAACCACAGTTACACGGATAGCGGAATCTTCGGTATCTCCGCATCTTGCAGCCCGACACGGACTACCGAGATGTTGGAGGTCATGTGCCGCGAGTTCCAGGCCCTCACTCTCGACACTGGCTACCAAGCCCTGCAGCCGCAGGAGGTTAACCGTGCGAAGAACCAGCTTCGCTCTTCGCTCCTCATGAACCTAGAGTCACGTATGGTGGAATTGGAGGACCTCGGACGTCAGGTCCAGGTGCACGGCCGCAAGGTTGGTGTCAAGGAAATGTGCGCACACATTGAGGCTCTGACTGTGGAGGACCTGCGCCGGGTTGCTCGGGAAGTCTTTGGTGGTCTTGTCGAGAACAAGGGCCGTGGCACTGGCAGGCCCACCGTTGTGTTGCAGGAAGGCGAGTTGGAGGGCTACAGGCTCCGTCCTTTCCCCTGGGAGGAGATCCAAGAGCGGATTGCCCGGTGGAAGCTGGGAAGGAGGTAA
- a CDS encoding uncharacterized protein (COG:Q;~EggNog:ENOG410PJTN;~InterPro:IPR036188,IPR023753;~PFAM:PF07992,PF13450;~go_function: GO:0016491 - oxidoreductase activity [Evidence IEA];~go_process: GO:0055114 - oxidation-reduction process [Evidence IEA]) — protein MVQPKKVAIIGAGPSGLVTAKTLLHSFPEGTFIPSVFEKNSRIGGLWPTAIDHGAERRLNPWIRTNLSRFTVAFSDLAWESVIGEGELSMFPQARQVGQYLEKYANLYIPKGVLRLGKEVVRTVRETDGLRAKWTVQWTSRSIDANGIECNGPEVESEEFDYLVVTSGYFAKAHFPDIPGLAGVADRVVHSSEVQTIDEVQRLLERTGSSGGKLVVIGGSMSGVEAASTVALHLSTVDYKPPVIQSGRDYEVHHISSRPFWTIPTHLPHDGFQDNTETQNMQFLPLDLVFYDLARRPPGEVEYGLGPLSTDRIHKTNAYFRSLLGSEYSKIGSFGIPSSESEDPQPSWIGIGDDYAEYVRSGFIKPTIGRVSNINSPSTLTITLPNGTQETISDITAIITATGYTPFSSLSFLPSPVLSTLEYSTTDPFIPLILDGKGTSHAEIPDLGFVGFYRGPYWGAMEMQARSLANTWAKDLSFTGPYFTNEELTQKTHERDLLRTLRTTTLPRSQFPMGDYVGLMETLARELNIPRAPIPSSTTNHQTNPYNHNDTINHGPVLPSRYIPNPYLTPTPPTDRLSTLIARESTSTLKSLHRTITPSPTNYNLGMGMAIFRALHGQWTYTRTVTHILPSPSPLPTSLPTPTRSSQISHVTGTATFHPRRTSSIWYEKEYVYEEGHINDNTNDNDGNIKMMKKRYIYRLTEGTWSKKNGQILIWNVDVDPFHAGKFSHGVFVGLAERIVGSVDEDADGKGVEESRYVVRAAGARPMDREKERDPKYEYVFRMEGVSVVEWECVVRENVVGEGGSSGGGGVEGAGLVTRTVYRR, from the exons atggTCCAACCCAAGAAagtcgccatcatcg GCGCCGGCCCCTCGGGACTAGTAACAGCCAAAACCCTCCTACACAGTTTCCCCGAGGGCACCTTCATTCCCAGCGTCTTCGAGAAAAACAGTCGAATTGGTGGTCTCTGGCCCACAGCGATTGACCATGGCGCCGAGCGACGGCTCAACCCGTGGATTCGAACAAACTTGAGTCGGTTCACGGTGGCTTTCTCGGATCTGGCGTGGGAGTCTGtcattggggagggggagctGTCGATGTTCCCGCAGGCAAGACAGGTAGGGCAGTATCTGGAGAAATATGCGAATTTGTATATTCCCAAGGGGGTTTTGAggctggggaaggaggttgtGAGGACGGTTCGAGAGACCGATGGGTTGAGGGCGAAGTGGACGGTGCAGTGGACTTCGAGAAG CATAGATGCAAATGGCATTGAATGCAACGGACCTGAGGTGGAATCGGAAGAGTTCGACTATCTGGTCGTCACATCTGGATACTTTGCCAAAGCTCACTTCCCGGATATACCTGGTCTAGCTGGGGTCGCTGATAGGGTTGTCCACAGCTCTGAAGTGCAGACTATAGACGAAGTGCAGCGGCTGCTGGAGAGGACTGGGTCCTCGGGTGGGAAGCTGGTCGTTATTGGGGGTAGTATGTCGGGAGTAGAAGCTGCCTCGACAGTGGCGCTTCATCTATCTACGGTGGACTACAAACCCCCGGTGATCCAGTCCGGAAGAGACTACGAAGTCCATCATATCTCCTCAAGGCCCTTCTGGACGATACCTACCCACCTTCCCCATGATGGCTTCCAGGATAATACCGAGACACAAAACATGCAATTCCTCCCCCTTGACCTCGTCTTCTACGATCTTGCTCGACGTCCTCCCGGCGAAGTCGAGTACGGACTCGGACCGCTCTCCACAGACCGCATACACAAGACAAACGCATACTTCCGCTCCCTCCTCGGTAGCGAGTACTCAAAAATCGGCAGCTTCGGAATCCCCAGCAGCGAGAGCGAAGACCCGCAGCCATCATGGATCGGCATAGGAGACGACTACGCCGAATACGTGCGCTCCGGCTTCATCAAGCCCACCATCGGCCGAGTAtccaacatcaacagccCATCAaccctcaccatcaccctaCCCAACGGCACCCAAGAAACCATATCCGACATCACCGCCATAATCACAGCCACCGGCTACACCCCCTTCTCATCCCTCAGCTTCCTCCCCTCGCCCGTGCTCTCCACCCTCGAATACTCCACCACCGACCCCTtcatccctctcatcctaGACGGTAAAGGCACCTCACACGCCGAGATCCCCGACCTCGGCTTCGTCGGCTTCTACCGCGGCCCCTACTGGGGCGCAATGGAAATGCAAGCCCGCAGTCTCGCAAACACATGGGCCAAAGACCTCTCCTTCACAGGGCCCTACTTCACCAACGAAGAACTCACCCAAAAGACCCACGAACGCGACCTCCTCCGCACCCTCCGCACTACAACCCTCCCCCGCAGCCAATTCCCAATGGGCGACTACGTAGGCCTAATGGAAACCCTAGCCCGCGAGCTCAACATCCCTCGAGCTCCtatcccatcctccaccaccaatcATCAAACCAATCCCTACAACCACAACGATACAATAAATCACGGCCCCGTCCTCCCCTCCCGGtacatccccaacccctACCTaacccccaccccaccaACAGACCGCCTCTCCACTCTCATCGCGCGCGAAAGCACCAGCACCCTCAAATCCCTCCACCGAACCATCACCCCCAGCCCAACAAACTACAACCTGGGCATGGGAATGGCCATATTCCGCGCCCTCCACGGACAATGGACCTACACTCGCACCGTCACTCACATCCTACCCTCACCGTCACCATTACCAACATCGCTCCCCACACCAACACGCTCATCTCAGATCTCGCATGTCACAGGAACAGCTACCTTCCACCCTCGTCGTACATCCAGTATCTGGTACGAGAAGGAATATGTATACGAGGAAGGCCACATCAACGATAATACCAATGATAATGACGGTAACAttaagatgatgaagaaacgCTACATCTACCGCCTCACCGAAGGAAcctggagcaagaagaacGGTCAAATCCTCATCTggaatgtggatgttgatccGTTTCACGCGGGGAAGTTCTCGCATGGGGTGTTTGTAGGGTTGGCGGAGCGGATAGTGGGCtctgttgatgaggatgccgatGGTAAAGGGGTGGAGGAATCAAGGTATGTGGTTCGGGCTGCGGGGGCGAGACCCATGGAtcgagagaaggagagggatcCGAAGTATGAGTATGTGTTTCGGATGGAGGGGGTGTCGGTTGTGGAGTGGGAGTGTGTGGTGAGGGAGAATGTGGTTGGGGaaggtggtagtagtggtggtggtggtgttgagggtgCGGGGTTGGTTACGAGGACGGTCTATAGGAGGTGA
- a CDS encoding putative MFS sugar transporter (COG:G;~EggNog:ENOG410PJET;~InterPro:IPR005829,IPR005828,IPR003663,IPR036259, IPR020846;~PFAM:PF00083,PF07690;~TransMembrane:10 (i16-34o59-78i90-112o118-139i151-171o183-206i308-330o336-356i368-386o439-459i);~go_component: GO:0016020 - membrane [Evidence IEA];~go_component: GO:0016021 - integral component of membrane [Evidence IEA];~go_function: GO:0022857 - transmembrane transporter activity [Evidence IEA];~go_process: GO:0055085 - transmembrane transport [Evidence IEA]) translates to MFDYDFEVNPFQSKRAYNWFISLVAAACMVLYGYDASVYNSVQGSDNWVAYFNDPDENMIGGVNTAYTVGAIVGGFFMGGPIADFLGRKIGMAIGCVLVVAATFMQCFAPRGNIACFLAGRCIIGIGQGIALTAGPIYIGELAPPEIRGKIMTFWQMFYSVGSFICFWVNYACTKHSTHLGEWDWRMVVIFQLLVPVIILFILPTIPGSPRWYIQRGNNVEKARRALRRVRATEDEVEDELLRIREAIEYEKEAISGTYAALWKDKSLRKRMYLALVINAGQQVSGQGTLNTYSTKIYEKVFKSANQIALINALNATFGIIFTLNAIWIIDRFGRKFLLIVGGIGMGICMIIVAAVETETPSPGGAKTEPVGISIVFLLFLFIFFYKPSWGATIWIWTSEVFSMNVRAQAVGMATQTQNVANAIVQQFFPTFLNNCGFYAFYMFAGICFLLALFVFFFVPETKQVPLEEIDALFGGANHVTQGEDLFSNEKQMRVTQSDTGMEKPSAVTVEDARR, encoded by the exons ATGTTTGATTACGATTTTGAAGTCAATCCGTTCCAATCGAAACGAGCCTATAACTG GTTCATCTCCCTCGTCGCAGCAGCATGCATGGTCTTATACGGTTACGATGCGTCCGTTTATAATTCCGTACAAGGCTCGGACAATTGGGTGGCCTACTTCAATGACCCTGACGAGAACATGATCGGAGGTGTCAACACGGCCTACACCGTGGGTGCAATTGTTGGCGGCTTCTTCATGGGCGGTCCCATTGCCGACTTTCTGGGTCGCAAGATTGGGATGGCCATTGGATGCGTCTTGGTCGTCGCTGCTACATTCATGCAATGCTTTGCGCCTCGTGGTAACATTGCATGCTTCCTTGCCGGACGATGCATCATCGGTATTGGCCAGGGTATCGCACTGA CTGCGGGTCCCATCTATATCGGTGAACTAGCACCCCCGGAGATTCGTGGAAAGATCATGACCTTTTGGCAAATGTTCTACTCGGTTGgctccttcatctgcttctggGTGAACTACGCGTGCACCAAGCACTCCACACACTTGGGCGAGTGGGATTGGAGAATggtcgtcatcttccagctcttgGTTCCTGTGatcattctcttcatcttgccTACCATTCCCGGTTCGCCACGATG GTACATCCAACGCGGTAACAACGTCGAAAAGGCCCGCAGAGCGCTGCGCAGAGTTCGAGCAACCGAGGACGAGGTTGAAGACGAGCTACTCAGAATCCGCGAGGCCATCGAGTACGAAAAGGAAGCTATCTCTGGCACCTACGCCGCTTTGTGGAAGGACAAGTCCCTCCGCAAGCGCATGTACTTGGCTCTCGTCATCAACGCCGGCCAGCAAGTCAGCGGACAGGGTACCTTGAACACGTACTCAACGAAGATCTACGAGAAAGTTTTCAAGAGCGCCAACCAGATTGCGCTTATCAACGCACTCAATGCCACCTTTGGTATTATCTTCACTCTGAACGCCATCTGGATCATCGATCGATTCGGACGCAAGTTCCTCCTGATCGTTGGTGGCATTGGTATGGGCATTTGCATGATCATTGTCGCAGCCGTTGAAACAGAAACACCATCACCGGGTGGGGCAAAGACAGAACCTGTCGGCATATCGATCGTATTCTTACTTTTCttattcatcttcttct ACAAACCCTCCTGGGGCGCTACCATTTGGATTTGGACATCCGAGGTCTTCTCCATGAACGTCCGCGCCCAAGCCGTGGGTATGGCAACTCAGACCCAAAACGTGGCCAACGCCATCGTGCAGCAGTTCTTCCCAACCTTCCTCAACAACTGCGGCTTCTACGCCTTCTACATGTTCGCAGGCATCTGCTTCCTCCTTGCTCTATTtgtgttcttcttcgtcccCGAGACCAAGCAGGTGccgctggaggagattgatgctCTCTTCGGCGGAGCCAACCACGTCACACAGGGAGAAGACCTCTTCTCTAACGAGAAGCAAATGCGCGTGACACAATCAGATacggggatggagaagcCCAGTGCTGTTACGGTCGAGGATGCACGACGTTAA